From the genome of Bacteroidales bacterium:
TCCTATGGCTTCGCCTCCCGTTATTTCAGGAAAAGAATTATTGGGCTTATTAAAATCTATTGGTTTTGAGGTTGTTCGGGTAAGAGGTTCCCATCACCGTTTAAAACATCCGGATGGACGCATTACTACGATTCCTATACATAGTAATAAAGACCTGCCAAAAGGATTATTACGAAAAATCATTCGTGAGGATCTGAAAT
Proteins encoded in this window:
- a CDS encoding type II toxin-antitoxin system HicA family toxin; amino-acid sequence: MASPPVISGKELLGLLKSIGFEVVRVRGSHHRLKHPDGRITTIPIHSNKDLPKGLLRKIIREDLKLTMEQFNLLYEKYE